Proteins co-encoded in one Chitinispirillales bacterium ANBcel5 genomic window:
- a CDS encoding PTS sugar transporter subunit IIA encodes MSREDSMSTGMQYGITIPHAKTDAVTKISISFGLAKDGIDFKSLDGAPSTIFVMILSPVNVSGPHIQLLASLSALLNNAEARQRLLSCKTSNEIYWFFRKGLER; translated from the coding sequence TTGTCGAGAGAAGATTCCATGAGTACCGGCATGCAGTACGGGATCACTATTCCTCATGCTAAAACAGATGCAGTAACGAAAATCAGCATCTCTTTTGGACTCGCAAAAGATGGTATAGATTTTAAATCTTTAGATGGAGCACCCTCAACTATTTTTGTTATGATCCTCTCTCCTGTTAATGTTTCTGGTCCTCATATTCAGTTGCTCGCATCACTCTCAGCTCTTTTGAATAATGCTGAAGCACGACAGAGACTCCTTTCGTGCAAAACAAGCAATGAAATCTACTGGTTTTTTAGAAAAGGGCTGGAGAGATAG